A single window of Xylocopa sonorina isolate GNS202 chromosome 5, iyXylSono1_principal, whole genome shotgun sequence DNA harbors:
- the LOC143423693 gene encoding protein Star: protein MLYTVEPSFPPPELFWTGMEPVKAKMAPTGMPPVTGVLQPPAGSTLSGTTMANYKKSWWRRVAPCLAFLAAFSTAMALLLVWSEAAALRRQAFDANMTRDYVLNSVSMDNPELVAYIREVQLKPTTQQDPLNATQTTEERYVAGLTEGKREGVYVEYISRIGAVSSTGWLERNLTWRGVLVLTDPRSFFEAHRSTRNQKTRVLHACLSTDKDTKEITYHQESEVQVTKLGEGPNSLVSSDEGLPTTRLKCFPLYSVLLAYSATTLDYLSLDSPDAQDGQVLDTIPWDTTRISVVSIRWSPHHSEAETKSLIDKMTSRRYKLMYTTDTGKFIFLYNALLKI, encoded by the exons ATGTTGTACACCGTTGAACCTTCCTTTCCGCCACCCGAATTATTCTGGACCGGCATGGAGCCCGTGAAAGCCAA AATGGCCCCCACAGGGATGCCACCGGTTACGGGGGTCCTGCAGCCACCCGCGGGCTCGACGCTGTCAGGGACCACGATGGCGAATTACAAGAAAAGCTGGTGGAGAAGAGTGGCCCCCTGCTTAGCCTTCCTCGCCGCTTTTTCCACTGCCATGGCCTTGCTTCTTGTCTGGAGCGAGGCTGCTGCCTTGAG GAGGCAGGCGTTCGACGCCAACATGACCAGGGACTACGTGTTGAACAGCGTCTCGATGGACAACCCGGAATTGGTCGCGTACATCAGAGAGGTTCAATTGAAGCCCACCACGCAACAGGACCCGTTGAACGCGACGCAGACCACGGAGGAGAGGTACGTCGCTGGTCTGACCGAGGGAAAACGCGAGGGCGTCTACGTCGAATATATCAGCAGG ATAGGCGCCGTCTCCAGTACGGGCTGGCTGGAGCGTAACTTAACTTGGAGAGGCGTCCTAGTCCTGACCGATCCGAGAAGTTTCTTCGAGGCACACAGGAGTACCAGAAATCAAAAGACGAGGGTTCTTCACGCTTGCCTCAGCACCGATAAGGATACCAAAGAG ATTACTTATCATCAAGAGTCCGAGGTTCAAGTTACCAAACTGGGCGAGGGCCCGAACAGCCTCGTATCGTCCGACGAGGGTCTGCCGACCACGAGATTGAAATGCTTCCCCTTGTACAGCGTCCTGTTGGCTTACAGTGCCACCACCTTGGATTACCTCAGTCTGGACAGCCCGGACGCCCAAGACGGTCAG GTCCTGGATACGATTCCCTGGGACACGACCAGAATATCCGTGGTGTCCATTCGCTGGAGCCCTCACCACAGCGAAGCCGAGACGAAAAGTCTGATCGATAAGATGACTAGCAGACGATACAAGCTGATGTACACGACCGACACCGGGAAATTTATCTTCTTGTACAACGCGTTGCTTAAGATTTGA